Genomic window (Syntrophorhabdaceae bacterium):
TGCGTAAAATTATCAATCAGGCGAAATATGGCGTCGTCCCCTTCGAATCGGAAGATGTGTGGCTTTGTGCCACCTGCGGAAAGTGCCCTCCGAGGTGCCCCCGCGGCGTAAAGATCATCGATGTGATGAGGGCGATACGCAGGCTCCTTGTGCCGGACGGCGTAGTCCCGGCGAGCATCCCGAGTCTTCGCAGCACCATGACGAATATTGCAAGCGTGGGCAATCCCTGGGGACAGGAACCGAATGAACGGGCAAACTGGGCACAGGAGCTGGGTGTTAAAGAGTTCGATGAGACTACCGAGGTGCTCTATTTCCCCTGCTGCTATCCGAGCTATGACCCGAGGCTCAAAAAAGTGGCAAAGGCTACCGCTACGATCTTGAGCAAAGCCGGGGTGGATTTCGGGATACTCGGTTCCAAGGAGATGTGCTGCGGTGAAAGCGTGCGAAAGGCCGGCAACGAGACCCTGTTCAAACGCCTGGCCAGAGAGAACAT
Coding sequences:
- a CDS encoding (Fe-S)-binding protein; the protein is METLPLDPFKVVIDGIKESGGDAFKFCYQCGKCETLCPWNYVRQFPVRKIINQAKYGVVPFESEDVWLCATCGKCPPRCPRGVKIIDVMRAIRRLLVPDGVVPASIPSLRSTMTNIASVGNPWGQEPNERANWAQELGVKEFDETTEVLYFPCCYPSYDPRLKKVAKATATILSKAGVDFGILGSKEMCCGESVRKAGNETLFKRLARENIKTFIDSGVKKIVASSPHCYHTFKNEYSEFKANFE